The sequence tgggaaacactgcactAGATGTGATGATGAAATCATCTGCTCCTGGTCTTTCATTCCACTGCCTCAACTTCCTGCTTGTCCCTGCTGTTGTTAAGACTTCAAGAGGAAGCATTGATCTCCAATGACCTCATTACCAAGACTGTGATGGTTTGGTTGCCAGGTCAGAAGTTCCtaggaaaaagaaaaggaaaaaaaagaagcaaaaacacTACAAGTTTGACCCCACTACTCCTGAGGTTCTCTGAAATGCAGCGCTGATCAAAGATTTGCAGCCTCTCATGGGGAGATCACACAAAAGGTTCCTATTTCCTCCCAGAAAGCTACATgggatctttttttcttttggtttacTTGTCATCGTAGATAGATACAAGATGAAATATGTGTGTATTTTCATGTCGTTGACAAAAGAGATGAAAGCCATCAGCAACTTTGGACTCATCATAGAAAAGACTAAACTGATCTATGATCAGCGCTGTAACTTTGATGTGAGCCGTTGGAGGTTTTTAATCAGTTGAAGTGATCCATgtgatgtaaataaatgtttctAGATTGTGAAATTTGATGTTTGGCCTTTCTTGCATGCACACATGTTCAAAATGTGAAACTTGACAGTTTTCTGCAGAGCCAgaaatacatactgtatagCTAAGATGGCACCAAAACACATTAGCTACACTGGCACAATCTAAtgaggtcactttttttttttttttttccttttgaatcttactttacaaaactgcttttttgttttgtttacagatAGATTCGAGATTGATTTGATTATTATGAAGGTAGTTTGCTGTGGTCTGAAACTGCACTGTATTATGCTGAGGATTGCCAGATTATTAAAAATGGCCCTCAGCATGATGCAGTTCAAAAAGTTGAACTATAATATGGTTCATTACAAAATTGGAGGGCAATTTATGTACGTATTAGGACGTAGTACCTTTTTTATGTGGTTTGTGCTGCTAGTACAggtacataaaaatacacatttgttgttgtagcaaggtgggttcaaggatatttttgtcgCTGCGTCTTCCAAGTGGATCACCTTAACAATTGcttctcgatcctgtcaatcaatctgcgtaaCGACATCTGGCGTGCTTGTTACTAGCTGCGCGTGCGCACTTCGAATGTTTGTAGTATGTAGTTAGCTTCgtgtagtgagcttcggattcggccattcgtcgttgtagctccaccgagctgaccgcgtactttgaaaatagctgagagccgcaagTGACATCCGTACGAAGCGAGGCCAGCTGCacagactgatgaagatgagctcggacgttagcgacatttgaaaggcgtttcccccagacgagcaagagagctggtaggatggtcttccgcatgcgcagttttttttaaacgtgacagATGCCACTTTTCGAGAACACCATTGAATCCACCTTTCATCAAAAATCTCTCTgacagtataaaaataaaagaagtagttttattattttagaaaGGAATTAGTACAATAAAACACCATATTCTCTCCACATGGTCGCAATGTGAATCCTAACCGAACGCAGACGTGCCCCACTGTTTGATATCTGTGGGGCATTGTGGGTACTTCTGCAGGGCTTCTATGATCTGACTGTTGTCCAGTGTAAGTCTCATCAACCGGAATTCGTGCTGAGTTTTGGCTGAAGAGCTGTCAACAGGTCGGATCATCTCCAGCTGCTGCAGGTGCTCGAAGGCCTTTGGATAGCaagaaactcaactcaacttgatttataaagcgctttaagaacaggtgtTTCTGTATACAAGCTGCTGACAAAGTTACCGGGTGAAAGAAGATGTTGAATGTTTGCACACACCTTCATGACAACAGGCTGCTCGAAGTTGTACATTGAGTTGGACTTTCTCTGCAGAAACTTCTTAAACTCTGAAATTAAAAATGGGTCAACAAAAGAGAAGCAGAGTGATCATGCTCATTGATATGTTAATCACACGTACCATTGTGAACCATCTGGAAGTTGAAGGGTTCTCCTTCGTAGACGTCATTGAGGTGTTTCATGGCGATGACCAGGCAAAGCTCTAGGATGGAAAGACCTGAAGGAAAGCAGGTTATGCAGCAGCCTAAGTGAACATAAGCGTTCTACTACATACATGAATGacaatattgtatattttaccATGAAGCATATTGGACTTGGCATCACTGAAGCAAAGTCTGCTGGCTTCCAGCACGTCAGCAGGCTTGATGGTCGGATTTACGGTAGAGATGCGACTTAAACACAACATCTGGAAGGAAGAAATGTGATCCAACTTCGAGATATTTGTTCAAATCTAATCATCCCTGCCAAAGATGTAAATATTTCATAAGTATGGGTCCACCCCACCCCtgggcagggttattatagttctggaattttcattttagttagttttgatttcattttgagttttgtttagttttaattagctttaagggtggttctgttcatttttactagttttagttatttaataaatgcttagtttgtgtttagttttagtttcagtattaattcTTTTTATGttcattacttgtgcgcaatatttaataaactatggtaaaattaaaaattaagtcATTTCTTACCTAGTGTCGCATTTCGACTGagttaaaacaaaaagcagGCGAGCTGAGCCATTGAGCCACGCAAAATTGTCACCGAGGAGCGACCTCATCTGaaggtacttttctattggctgctgctagatgacgtcacttctgtgtgacactttcaaacgtcgttattccggttaataatataagaataaatctacttaaaatcacatttaaaataatccccaaaacgaaggacattttcgctacaaTTATAGTTTTCGTttgtaaaaagcattttcgttttgattttatttcaataacgaaattgtttttttttttattttagtttgagttttttttgttacttttcgttaactaaaataaccttgcaccTGGGACATGGCAAATCCAAATTTGACGTTCAGGCGATAGTACAGGTACAGTGGTGCCAGGATGCTTCTTGAATTCATTCACTGTCaaccattttagaaaatgtcaacattttcaatacccacatattaggttcaataattatatataacccgaatctaccaaatgacagaatagactccctcctTTTGGCCTTGTCTCATTCTTCTAtaatcaacaataaaaaaaaaagtgtaggttGCACAAAATGCGGCCAATATTCCCATGAACTCTCAAACTGTGTTTacttcatataaaatggggcaatgatgtcacctactggtggttgtgcatcagtacagttgtttccaagtttgaaatttacagtggagcataatcagattctcccccatctagCCCCgttcaaaaaaatataattgacaagCATAAATGTCAAAggcagggaatgagttaatagtcacCATTCACTTATTAATTTTAGAGAAACAAATGTCAATGTTAAATGAGTGATAATTCCCTCACCAGCAGCATGTGCAAAGAGCGGAAGTCTTTACTGAAGTTATAATGTCGCCGTAAAGTCTCCTCCACTGATTTGTCTTCACAAACACTCTGGAGACAAAACACGAGCATAAATGGTTACAAGAtttttgctgacttttttttccaccgaGCCGCCGTCTTGTTTGCCTTACCTGCACGCTGCTGTTCCACTCCTGAGCGAACCTCCTGTCGGGAAAGTCGTCGGGCAGGCTGAGCTGGGATCCGACACGCTCAATGTACTGAGTGAAGCTGACGTTGTTCAGCAGGTGGATCTGACGATGGGAAAACCGCGATTTCACCCGCTTCTCCAGCAACTCCAGGACATCCTGGGAACCAGCAGAAGGGCCGTGAACTCCACTGTTTTTACATAAACACTGAAGTCTCCAAATCAATCGACTGGAGGACGACTCACCAGCCTGCAGGTGAGCCCGACCACGGCGACCGGCGCCTGGGCCGACTGAGACACATCCAACAAGTTGTAGAGCAGAGTTTGGTTTTTGTGGTGAGCAAACAAGTCAAACTCATCCAGGACAAACAAGACTGGTCGCGTGGTGCTGCGGTCGCCTATGGACAAACTCGTGTCAAGCCAACAACAAGGGAAAACGACACCACGGATTTACGAACACCAGCTGCGAGATACCTTTCTTCAGCGCCTCCAGCAGGAAGACCAAGTTCTCTGCAAAGCTCCCCTGAAACCAATCAGATTCAAATCAGCAATCATGGAACAGTTCACATTCAGATGATTGGAACTTTTTTGCATTAACAAGGTATGTGGATGtttaataattttcttttttgtaccaaaaaataaacgatTGTCCTACTGCagagtgcacaagctgcactccaagtttttgccaacataaagaaataaatatatattattatgaattctgtttggtccaaaatgagctTGCATAATGAAcgtgtttctatttttaattggtcttaatatttttaaatgcttaaatattttcttgttttgtaccaaaaaataatcattggaataattgtgattagttttttccataatcgatcATCCCTAACCCATTTCATAATGTTCACAAACAATAGCCAGCACTTCCAAAGGGACAGAATGGAACTAAAACACCATCACTGGGTTTGTGGAAGGTATTTTCTCACAATCCCTCAATAATCATGTTAAATaatgatttattgattgattgaattattttttattttattatctgttcttattgcttctGGACATgtaatttcccagagggagccatcccaaagggatcaataaagtcaagtctaagtctttaAATACATCTGAATTTACACCATTTTCTCTGTACATTTGAATGTGAGTTATGAGTTATAAcctgaaatgtttttgtaaagagAACAGagatttgaacatttttagttAGGTGTGTACTCACATTTGTTGCAAGCACCATCACAGGACAATAGCGGTTGTGTTTtgagtagtgctgtcaaacgattacaatttttaatctgattaatcacactttttaaatttaattaatcacgattaatcagcgaaattacttgcatattcgcataatataaaataaatataaaataccgtaatattttgactaaCGCATTTcatcatctgaatgtcatttgtaaacattgattaaatgcatgtacgcaatcgcatgcatgcgtgtattgctcaaaacgtaacagcatcatatcaattgggtgcaatttagcaattattaattaattaaacgcaaattgcttttgttttatctaaagtcccgtcgtggtgtttttttaaagctaaatttaccaccgagcacaccaactggagtcaccccgctcattttggaacaacaggcgtaggaaatgctgggcattgacctcatcactgacctgcgcggccttcaatgtaaccatccgcggttacgttcaaggctcaagtgcgctcgaaaaaaaatagtgcgattaatatgcgttaatgtgtgattgtgacatttttctgcgattaattaatctattaacactttaactttgacagccctagttttgAGTTACTTTAAGATACActataataaattatttatgtaAATGCAGGTGGTGTACTGTGTTCACTTTTGAAAGAAACTTTAGTATTCTCacgtcttaaaaaaataaaaataaataaacaagttaaACCCATAGAAATTATCTTAACAATATTACATGTGTAAACACTCACAAACACTTTGTCTCCAACAACGTTTTCCAGGTTGAGTTGTCGTGTTATTTCTTTCAGGGCTATTCGGTCGTCAGTCTGCAAGAGCCCTGCACATACGACCAAAAGATGTGATTAACTGAACTGGAGCAAGGAAGAGTATAATGGGAGGAGTCAGGCGACATACCATTGAGATGGACCTGGAGGAGGTTCTTCTGTACTTCCTTTTCCTGCAGCAGGTCTCTTAACACGCACTTGAGGAGCTGGAGGCAAAAGAACACTAGTGGATGTGACTGTAGCATACTGAGATGAGAGAAGCGCATTTATGTGATCTCACCGCAGTTTTGCCTGATCCTCTGGGACCCACGATGAGCACAGAGTTACTTTCTCCGTGGATCGCAGTGCGTTGGAGCAACCCCAGCAAGTGTCTGAAATGAAAACGTGAATTATGGCAGATGTGACACTCCAGACAGAGAGGTCGTTTAATAACCTTACTTGTGTTGGGCCTCTGATGCCTCAAGCCTGCTCGGGAGCTGATCGTGGCAAAGTCGCTCCCTCAGATACTTCTGAAGCTGTCATTAAAAACATGCATTGATCCGCAGTAAACCCGAACAACATCAGTGCCTATCACTCTTGCTACAAATGAGGAACCAAACTCCGAAGAAAGTCGACAAACCTGTGTGATACATTCTCCGATTGGCTTTGGAGTATCTTTGGCCTTTCGTTTACTCATGATCACGTGACTCTGGAACGAAGGCGACAAGGGGAA is a genomic window of Festucalex cinctus isolate MCC-2025b chromosome 2, RoL_Fcin_1.0, whole genome shotgun sequence containing:
- the orc4 gene encoding origin recognition complex subunit 4, whose protein sequence is MSKRKAKDTPKPIGECITQLQKYLRERLCHDQLPSRLEASEAQHKHLLGLLQRTAIHGESNSVLIVGPRGSGKTALLKCVLRDLLQEKEVQKNLLQVHLNGLLQTDDRIALKEITRQLNLENVVGDKVFGSFAENLVFLLEALKKGDRSTTRPVLFVLDEFDLFAHHKNQTLLYNLLDVSQSAQAPVAVVGLTCRLDVLELLEKRVKSRFSHRQIHLLNNVSFTQYIERVGSQLSLPDDFPDRRFAQEWNSSVQSVCEDKSVEETLRRHYNFSKDFRSLHMLLMLCLSRISTVNPTIKPADVLEASRLCFSDAKSNMLHGLSILELCLVIAMKHLNDVYEGEPFNFQMVHNEFKKFLQRKSNSMYNFEQPVVMKAFEHLQQLEMIRPVDSSSAKTQHEFRLMRLTLDNSQIIEALQKYPQCPTDIKQWGTSAFG